Proteins encoded together in one Mastacembelus armatus chromosome 15, fMasArm1.2, whole genome shotgun sequence window:
- the LOC113131989 gene encoding probable E3 ubiquitin-protein ligase TRIML1 encodes MSSLRGTLEKHQECLKKQREAVKYRLKKLAARQSEITKKSLVIRESIIQKYQEIQAILDEDLRITLSHLEMEERAAVSALDGLMERNCSLIQEIEQDLARLTVAMEQTDMDPETMSLFSYSDPQNPDTVDRVMDLLNKSDPSTVSLDEAKAEQILSLTNNMLLLICSQTPIIKKLIQSYSSEVCLDPETAHPKLIISPKGDSATYTDTWQQLPDVPGRFDTTLNVISFQGFSFGRHYWEIDVTGKTYWELGVTYPTIPRKGTKEDCWLGRGHESWCVEFFDGEYTAWHGGVPHQLPFTKRFCRIGVLCSFPAGTVMFFEADNMTPLFSFCAATFTDCLHLALCPGHDHNGINAKPIIICNPASHTSDL; translated from the exons ATGTCCTCCCTGAGA GGTACATTAGAAAAACACCAAGAGTGTCTAAAGAAGCAAAGGGAGGCAGTTAAATACAGACTGAAGAAACTGGCGGCACGGCAATCAGAAATCACA AAAAAGTCCTTGGTGATAAGGGAGAGCATCATTCAGAAATATCAGGAGATCCAGGCCATCCTAGATGAGGACCTGAGGATCACCCTGTCCCACTTGGAGATGGAGGAGCGAGCTGCTGTCTCTGCCCTGGATGGGCTGATGGAGAGGAACTGTTCTCTTATCCAGGAGATAGAGCAGGACCTGGCCAGACTCACTGTGGCGATGGAGCAGACTGACATGGATCCTGAAACAATG tctttgttttcgTACTCTGACCCACAAAACCCGGACACAGTGGACAG AGTGATGGATCTGCTAAACAAGAGTGACCCGAGCACCGTGAGCCTGGACGAGGCTAAAGCTGAACAGATCCTCAGCCTCACTAACAACATGCTTCTGCTTATCTGCTCACAAACCCCGATAATCAAGAAACTCATCCAAAGTT ATTCCAGTGAGGTGTGTCTGGATCCAGAGACAGCCCACCCAAAGCTGATCATCTCCCCCAAAGGTGACAGTGCCACCTATACTGACACCTGGCAGCAACTCCCTGACGTGCCCGGACGCTTTGACACCACCCTAAATGTCATCAGCTTTCAAGGCTTCAGCTTTGGTCGCCATTACTGGGAGATTGACGTGACTGGGAAGACCTACTGGGAGCTAGGTGTCACCTATCCCACCATTCCCCGCAAGGGCACCAAAGAGGATTGCTGGCTGGGCCGGGGGCACGAGTCTTGGTGTGTGGAGTTCTTTGATGGGGAATATACAGCCTGGCACGGAGGGGTGCCACATCAGCTGCCTTTCACAAAACGCTTCTGTCGGATTGGTGTTTTGTGTAGCTTTCCTGCAGGAACGGTGATGTTTTTTGAAGCAGACAACATGACGCCACTGTTTTCCTTCTGTGCAGCAACCTTCACAGACTGCCTCCACCTGGCCCTCTGTCCTGGTCATGACCACAATGGCATCAACGCGAAGCCTATTATTATCTGTAATCCTGCATCGCATACCAGTGATCTCTAA